A window of Egibacteraceae bacterium contains these coding sequences:
- the recD gene encoding exodeoxyribonuclease V subunit alpha: MSTAEHVEPLDAFDVRRATRARGLLGAFNVAGVLAPADVHVAARLGALGGEDDTAVLLGAAMAVRAPRLGHVCTDLATAPATVTTEAEQPVDVADLAWPPLDAWTGALGRSPLVAVGADGPADRPLRLVGTRLYLDRYWREERRIAADLAARSAEPATGVDTDVLAGGLGRLFPGEADAPADLQRLAAAAAVIRRFAVVAGGPGTGKTTTVARILALLDEQAAAAGVAPPRVALAAPTGRAAARMEEAVHTEAARLDVDAGVRGRLLATGASTLHRLLGWRPDSRSRFRHDRGNRLAHDVVVVDETSMVSLSLMAKLVEAVRADARLILVGDPEQLASVEAGAVLGDIVGPAAASLRMRADTRALLSQVTGRPVPAEDPPARTAVGDGIVVLRSVHRFGGAIAEVARAVQRGDDDTALDVLGAGGEDIRWIAVDIAQADPDALTPVRDDLGDAGRRLAACAHAGDGRGALSALGAMRVLCAHRRGPYGATTWMAQVERWLAAAIDGYATGGRWYVGRPVLVTQNDHGLRLYNGDTGVVIDAGQGRVTAVFERRGEIMEVSPARLSAVDTVHAMTVHKSQGSQFAGVAVLLPDATSPILTRELLYTAVTRAQTHLTVVGTEPSIRTAVTRPIARASGLRETLWA, encoded by the coding sequence CCCTGGGCGGGGAGGACGACACCGCGGTGCTGCTCGGCGCGGCGATGGCGGTGCGCGCCCCCCGCCTCGGCCACGTGTGCACCGACCTGGCCACCGCACCCGCCACCGTCACCACCGAGGCCGAGCAGCCCGTCGACGTTGCCGACCTGGCCTGGCCGCCCCTCGACGCGTGGACCGGGGCCCTGGGCCGGAGCCCGCTGGTGGCGGTCGGTGCGGACGGCCCCGCCGACCGGCCGCTGCGCCTGGTCGGCACCCGGCTGTACCTGGACCGCTACTGGCGCGAGGAACGGCGCATCGCCGCCGACCTGGCGGCCCGCAGCGCCGAGCCCGCCACCGGCGTGGACACCGACGTGCTCGCCGGCGGGCTCGGTCGGCTGTTCCCCGGCGAGGCCGACGCGCCGGCCGACCTGCAGCGCCTCGCGGCCGCCGCCGCGGTGATCCGCCGCTTCGCGGTCGTCGCCGGCGGGCCCGGCACCGGCAAGACCACGACCGTGGCGCGCATCCTGGCACTGCTCGACGAGCAGGCGGCCGCGGCCGGCGTCGCGCCACCCCGGGTGGCCTTGGCCGCGCCCACCGGCAGGGCCGCCGCGCGCATGGAGGAGGCCGTGCACACCGAGGCCGCGCGCCTCGACGTCGACGCGGGTGTCCGCGGGCGGCTGCTCGCGACGGGCGCGTCGACGCTGCACCGCCTGCTCGGCTGGCGCCCGGACAGCCGCAGCCGGTTCCGCCACGACCGCGGCAACCGCCTGGCCCACGACGTCGTGGTCGTCGACGAGACGTCGATGGTGTCGCTGTCGCTCATGGCCAAGCTCGTCGAGGCCGTGCGGGCCGACGCCCGGTTGATCCTGGTGGGTGACCCCGAGCAGCTGGCCTCCGTCGAGGCCGGCGCGGTGCTCGGCGACATCGTCGGTCCCGCCGCGGCGTCACTGCGCATGCGGGCCGACACCCGCGCGCTGCTGTCGCAGGTGACCGGCCGGCCGGTCCCCGCCGAGGACCCGCCGGCGCGCACCGCGGTCGGTGACGGCATCGTCGTGCTGCGCAGCGTGCACCGCTTCGGGGGCGCCATCGCCGAGGTGGCCCGGGCGGTGCAGCGCGGCGACGACGACACCGCCCTCGACGTGCTGGGTGCCGGCGGCGAGGACATCCGCTGGATCGCCGTGGACATCGCCCAGGCCGATCCTGATGCGCTGACGCCCGTGCGCGACGACCTGGGCGACGCCGGCCGGCGGCTGGCGGCGTGCGCGCACGCCGGCGACGGGCGCGGCGCCCTTTCCGCGCTCGGGGCGATGCGGGTGCTGTGCGCTCACCGGCGGGGGCCGTACGGGGCGACGACGTGGATGGCGCAGGTCGAGCGCTGGCTCGCCGCGGCGATCGACGGCTACGCGACGGGCGGGCGCTGGTACGTCGGCCGCCCGGTGCTCGTCACGCAGAACGACCACGGGCTGCGGCTGTACAACGGCGACACGGGCGTGGTCATCGACGCGGGGCAGGGAAGGGTGACCGCGGTGTTCGAGCGCCGCGGCGAGATCATGGAGGTCAGCCCCGCCCGCCTGTCCGCGGTCGACACCGTGCACGCCATGACCGTGCACAAGAGCCAGGGCTCGCAGTTCGCCGGGGTGGCGGTGCTCCTGCCCGACGCCACCTCGCCGATCCTCACCCGCGAGCTGCTCTACACCGCGGTCACCCGCGCGCAGACCCACCTCACCGTCGTCGGGACCGAGCCGAGCATCCGTACCGCCGTGACCCGCCCGATCGCCCGCGCGTCGGGG